The nucleotide sequence GCCGCAGGTGATGGGCCTGGGACCCATCGAAGCCACGAAGCGGGCGCTGTCGCGCGCCGAGCTTTCGCTGGCCGATGTGGACGTCATCGAAATCAACGAGGCCTTTGCCGTCCAGGTGCTGGCTTGCCTCGCGCGACTCGACCTAGAGGCGGGCGATCCGCGCGTAAACCCGAACGGCGGCGCCATTGCTCTTGGTCATCCGCTCGGAATGAGCGGCGCGCGCCTGCTCCACACAGCCATGCTCGAGCTCGAGGAGCACCGCAAACGCTACGCGCTGTGTACGATGTGCGTCGGCGTCGGCCAGGGCATGGCGACCATCATCGAGCGCGTGCAGTGAGCAACACCTACGAGTTCGAAGGTGTCAAGCCCGTAATCGACGCGAGCGCGTTCGTGCATCCCGCGGCCGTGGTGGTCGGCAATGTGCAGATCGGAAAGGACGTATATGTCGGACCCGGAGCGACCATCCGCGGAGATTGGGGCGAGATCATCATCGAGGATGGCTGCAACGTGCAGGAGAGCTGTACCATTCACATGTTTCCCGGCGTCACCGTCCGACTGGAGGCAGCAGCACACATCGGGCACGGCGCCATCGTCCATGGGGCATGCATCGGCGCGAACGCGCTCGTGGGCATGAACGCCGTGGTGATGGACAACGCCCGAGTTGGGGCTGGAGCCATCGTCGGCGCGCTGGCGCTGGTGCCAAGCGAGATGGTGGTCCCCGAGCGCAAGCTGGTGGTGGGAAACCCGGCCCGCATCGTCAGGGATGTGAGCGACGACATGCTGGCGTGGAAAAGCGACGGGACGGCCCTGTACCAGAGCCTGCCCGAAAGCCTGCGCCGGACCCTGAAGCCGTGCACGCCTCTGCGCCGGCGCCCGAAGCGTCGAGCCAGCCAGGCTGCTCGCTACAAGACCTGGCGCGAAACGCTTGCGGCCACGAGAGGAGTAGAAACGGGCAGGCGGAAGCGACAGACAGCGAAGGACGAGTCATGAAACTGCAATCGTACGCCGCGGGGGCATGGGTCACCGGCACGGGCCGCGGGAGGCCTCTGCTCAACGCCGTCAACGGCGAGGTGGTTGCGGAAGCCAACAGCGAGGGTGTGGACTTTGCCGGCATGCTCGAGCACGCCCGTTCTGTGGGTGGCCCCAATTTGCGCCGAATGACGTTTCACGAGCGCGCGAGGATGCTGAAGGCGCTGGCAAAGCATCTTACGGCTCACAAGGGCGCACTGTACCGCCGTTCCGCCGCGACCGGAGCCACCAAGGCCGATTCGTGGATCGATATCGATGGAGGCATCGGTACGCTTTTCGTCTATGCCAGTAAGGGTCGCCGCGAATTCCCAGACGAGACCTTCTACGTGGACGGGGGCCCCGAGGCGATCTCGAAACGTGGCTCCTTCCTGGGGCAGCACCTATGCGTGCCGCTCGAAGGCGTCGCGGTCCATATCAATGCGTTCAACTTTCCCTGCTGGGGGGTGCTCGAGAAGCTCGCTCCCACGTTGCTCGCGGGGGTACCGGCCATCGTCAAACCGGCAACCATAACCTCCTACCTTAGCGAGCAGCTGGTCAGGCTCATGCTCGATGCAGCAGTGCTCCCCGACGGCGCCCTGCAGTTGATCTGCGGCTCCGTGGGTGACCTCCTGGACCACCTGACAGGCCAGGACGTGGTGACCTTGACGGGAAGCGCATCGACGGGCCAGAGGCTGCGAGCGAAGCCGAGCATCGTCAACCATGCGGTGCGCTTCAATATGGAGGCGGACTCGCTCAATTGCTGCATTCTGGGGCCGGCCTGCGAGCCGGGCACGCCCGAGTTCGACCTGTTCGTCAACGAAGTCAGCCGCGAAATGACCGTCAAGGCAGGCCAAAAATGTACGGCCATTCGGCGTGCGATCGTACCGGATAGGTTGAGCGGTGTCGCGATCGAAGCGCTGTCCATGCGCCTGAGCAAGATTCCGCTCGGAGACCCGGCGGAAAAGGGCGTGCGAATGGGTCCACTGGCAGGCCTGGAACAGGTCCAAGAGGTCGGTCAGCGAGTCGCCGAGATTCGCCAGGACGCCGAGCTGGTCTACGGCGACACCGACGATTTCGCGGTCGTCGGGGGCGACCGTGACAAGGGAGCGTTTTCGCCTGCGCTCCTGCTTTACACCAAGGAACCCTTCAAGCACCGCGCCGCCCACGACGTAGAAGCCTTCGGCCCCGTCTGCACCGTCATGCCGTACGGCACTGTCGAGGATGCAATCGAATTGGCTAAGCTCGGCAAGGGCAGCTTGGTGGGCTCCTTATTCACGAACGACGACGAAGTAGCGCGTCAAGTCGTGCTAGGGACAGCGGCCTACCACGGGCGCATCATGATCGTGAATCGCGCCTGCGCCGAGGAGTCCACCGGTCACGGATCGCCGCTTCCTCACCTGATCCACGGCGGTC is from Pseudomonadota bacterium and encodes:
- the paaZ gene encoding phenylacetic acid degradation bifunctional protein PaaZ → MKLQSYAAGAWVTGTGRGRPLLNAVNGEVVAEANSEGVDFAGMLEHARSVGGPNLRRMTFHERARMLKALAKHLTAHKGALYRRSAATGATKADSWIDIDGGIGTLFVYASKGRREFPDETFYVDGGPEAISKRGSFLGQHLCVPLEGVAVHINAFNFPCWGVLEKLAPTLLAGVPAIVKPATITSYLSEQLVRLMLDAAVLPDGALQLICGSVGDLLDHLTGQDVVTLTGSASTGQRLRAKPSIVNHAVRFNMEADSLNCCILGPACEPGTPEFDLFVNEVSREMTVKAGQKCTAIRRAIVPDRLSGVAIEALSMRLSKIPLGDPAEKGVRMGPLAGLEQVQEVGQRVAEIRQDAELVYGDTDDFAVVGGDRDKGAFSPALLLYTKEPFKHRAAHDVEAFGPVCTVMPYGTVEDAIELAKLGKGSLVGSLFTNDDEVARQVVLGTAAYHGRIMIVNRACAEESTGHGSPLPHLIHGGPGRAGGGEEMGGVRGVMHYLQRSALQGSPTTLSRICNRFMRGAATTPSEIHPFRQPYEDLAIGRTFLTARRTIGEADIVNFAGVSGDYFYAHMDELAARSSIFEKRVAHGYFIVSAAAGLFVDPAEGPVLANYGLENLRFVKPVYAGDTIRVRLTVKQKTVKERRQPDDTPQGVVEWDVEVLNQNDESVAVYSILTLVRCREATPLAE
- a CDS encoding transferase hexapeptide repeat family protein gives rise to the protein MSNTYEFEGVKPVIDASAFVHPAAVVVGNVQIGKDVYVGPGATIRGDWGEIIIEDGCNVQESCTIHMFPGVTVRLEAAAHIGHGAIVHGACIGANALVGMNAVVMDNARVGAGAIVGALALVPSEMVVPERKLVVGNPARIVRDVSDDMLAWKSDGTALYQSLPESLRRTLKPCTPLRRRPKRRASQAARYKTWRETLAATRGVETGRRKRQTAKDES